A window from Vanessa cardui chromosome 21, ilVanCard2.1, whole genome shotgun sequence encodes these proteins:
- the LOC124539092 gene encoding copper homeostasis protein cutC homolog produces the protein MGSSKQRTKLEVCIDSLESARNAINGGADELEVCSSLVEGGLTPTPGLVKEIMRMIPKVNVMIRCRGGSDFCYTPDEMETMLADIEVYKEFGVDRFVFGALTKEQEIDKVNCVKVVNNAHPIPVTFHRAFDLCKEPKVAVEDIISLGFKRILTSGQQPSAADELALQLLDLLLKNYNDKIEIMPGAGINCDNATLFFKSGFSIIHSSCKRIKRLPEVGDLNMGGNEMYVTDENIVKQIKKIT, from the exons ATGGGGTCTTCCAAGCAGC gaaCTAAATTGGAAGTATGTATCGATAGCTTAGAATCTGCAAGAAATGCGATTAATGGAGGCGCGGATGAGTTGGAAGTATGTAGTTCACTTGTAGAGGGAGGTCTCACACCAACACCGGGTCTTGTTAAAGAGATTATGCGAATG attccAAAAGTAAATGTTATGATAAGATGTAGAGGAGGATCGGATTTTTGTTACACACCGGATGAAATGGAAACTATGCTCGCTGACATTGAAGTTTATAAAGAGTTTGGCGTAGATAGATTTGTCTTCGGTGCGCTAACAAAAGAACAGGAAATCGACAAAGTGAATTGTGTTAAAGTTGTGAACAATGCACATCCTATACCAGTTACATTTCATAGAGCATTTGATCTTTGTAAAGAACCTAAAGTTGCTGTTGAAGATATTATTAGTTTGGGTTTTAAACGAATACTTACCAGTGGACAACAGCCCTCTGCTGCTGATGAATTAGCTCTGCAACTACTTGATCTCCTATTAAAAAACTACaatgataaaatagaaataatgcCCGGAGCTGGTATAAACTGTGATAATGCTACGTTATTTTTTAAGTCTGGTTTTAGTATTATTCATAGTTCCTGTAAAAGAATAAAGCGATTGCCTGAAGTTGGGGATTTGAATATGGGTGGTAATGAAATGTACGTTACAGATGAGAATattgttaaacaaattaaaaaaataacgtaa